From Rutidosis leptorrhynchoides isolate AG116_Rl617_1_P2 chromosome 3, CSIRO_AGI_Rlap_v1, whole genome shotgun sequence, a single genomic window includes:
- the LOC139898192 gene encoding chloride channel protein CLC-d yields MLSNHLQNGVETAKLIWSRLPNAEDGLSDTEHEVDADGVLRHDSAANFDAVESLDYEVIENYAYRQEQARRGKLYVWYYVAVKWFFALLIGIGTGLAAVLINISVENFAGWKYSLTFNLIQKSYVLGFVLYTMINLALVFSSVYIITQFAPAAAGSGIPEIKGYLNGIDTRGILLFRTLIGKIFGSIGSVGGGLALGKEGPLVHTGACIASILGQGGSTKYHLSSRWLQIFKSDRDRRDLVTCGCAAGVAAAFRAPVGGVLFALEEVTSWWRSQLMWRVFFTSAVVAVVVRTAMGWCKSGKCGHFGSGGFIIWDVSDGQEDYSFAELLPMAIIGVIGGLLGALFNQLTLYITHWRRNYLHKKGNRVKIIEACLISVITSVISFGLPLFRKCSPCPDTDASIECPRPPGMYGNYVNFFCTKDHEYNDLATIFFNTQDDAIRNLFSAKTFHEYSAQSLLTFLVMFYSLAVVTFGTAVPAGQFVPGIMIGSTYGRLVGMFVVRLYEKMNIEEGTYALLGAASFLGGSMRMTVSLCVIMVEITNNLKLLPLIMLVLLISKAVGDAFNEGLYEEQARLRGIPLLESRPKNLMRRMTAKEACGNQKVTFLSRVVKVADVASILRANNHNGFPVVDQSRSGETMVIGLILRSHLLVLLQSKADFQHSPLAVDMRSQSIPIRHSLSDFVKPVSSKGLSINDIHLSADDLEMYIDLAPFVNPSPYVVPEDMSLTKVYNLFRQLGLRHVFVVPRASRVIGMITRKDLLFEDNDDSGSVELQSTSVRGRHRERSRSRTRRSDNGSPLLNGLLD; encoded by the exons atgttatcgaATCATCTTCAAAACGGCGTGGAGACTGCAAAGCTGATCTGGTCTCGATTACCAAACGCAGAAGATGGTTTAAGTGACACCGAACACGAGGTTGATGCTGATGGAGTTTTAAGACACGATTCTGCTGCTAATTTTGATGCTGTTGAAAGTCTCGATTATGAAGTTATTGAAAATTACGCCTATCGGCAAGAACAG GCTCGAAGAGGAAAGCTTTATGTTTGGTATTATGTGGCAGTTAAATGGTTTTTTGCTTTGCTCATTGGTATAG GTACTGGATTAGCTGCGGTTCTAATTAATATCTCCGTTGAGAATTTTGCTGGATGGAAGTACTCGTTGACTTTTAATTTGATACAAAAATCTTACGTTCTTGGCTTTGTTTTATATACAATGATCAACTTGGCGTTGGTCTTTTCATCCGTTTATATCATTACACAATTTGCCCCGGCAGCAGCAGGATCTGGTATACCTGAAATAAAGGGATATTTGAATG GGATTGATACTCGTGGTATCCTTCTCTTTAGAACCCTGATTGGAAAG ATCTTTGGAAGCATCGGGTCGGTTGGTGGTGGACTTGCACTTGGTAAAGAAGGGCCTCTTGTTCATACTGGTGCTTGTATTGCTTCCATACTCGGACAA GGTGGATCGACCAAATATCATTTGAGTAGCAGGTGGCTACAGATCTTTAAGAGCGACCGTGATAGACGTGATCTT GTAACATGTGGATGTGCAGCTGGTGTGGCTGCTGCTTTCAGAGCTCCAGTTGGTGGTGTATTATTTGCTCTTGAGGAAGTTACATCTTG GTGGAGAAGTCAGCTGATGTGGCGTGTTTTCTTCACATCCGCTGTTGTAGCGGTAGTTGTGCGTACCGCAATGGGGTGGTGCAAGAGCGGAAAGTGTGGGCATTTTGGGTCCGGCGGTTTCATTATATGGGACGTCTCAga TGGTCAAGAGGACTACTCATTTGCAGAGTTATTACCAATGGCTATTATCGGTGTTATAGGCGGTCTTCTTG GTGCGTTATTTAACCAACTGACACTTTATATAACACACTGGCGCCGAAATTATCTACACAAGAAAGGAAACAGAGTCAAA ataatTGAAGCGTGTCTTATCTCGGTTATTACATCGGTAATCTCATTTGGATTGCCTCTTTTTAGAAAATGTAGTCCGTGTCCCGATACAGATGCCTCTATTGAATGTCCTCGTCCACCCGGGATGTACGGGAATTATGTTAAT TTTTTTTGTACCAAAGACCATGAATACAACGACCTTGCAACCATCTTCTTCAATACTCAG GATGATGCCATAAGAAATCTGTTCAGTGCAAAAACTTTTCACGAGTATAGCGCCCAGAGCTTGCTGACATTTTTG GTTATGTTCTATAGCTTAGCGGTGGTAACATTTGGTACTGCTGTGCCAGCTGGCCAGTTTGTTCCTGGTATAATGATAGGATCAACATATGGACGCCTTGTTGGCATGTTTGTTGTCAGACTTTACGAAAAGATGAACATTGAAGAAGGAAC GTATGCTTTGCTTGGAGCTGCTTCATTCTTGGGAGGTTCGATGCGAATGACAGTTTCACTGTGTGTAATTATGGTTGAAATTACTAATAACTTGAAGCTTTTACCTTTAATCATGCTCGTTCTTCTCATATCCAAG GCTGTTGGTGATGCTTTCAACGAAGGTTTATATGAAGAACAGGCTAGATTAAGGGGTATTCCATTACTTGAATCCAGACCCAAAAACTTAATGAGAAGAATGACAGCTAAAGAGGCCTGTGGCAATCAAAAG GTTACTTTCTTGAGTCGCGTGGTGAAAGTTGCTGACGTGGCCTCTATTTTGAGGGCTAACAATCACAATGGCTTCCCT GTTGTAGATCAATCACGAAGTGGTGAAACGATGGTCATCGGTCTTATCTTGCGCAG TCACTTGTTGGTACTTCTTCAGTCCAAGGCAGATTTTCAACATAGCCCTCTTGCAGTTGATATGAGAAGCCAATCTATACCAATCag GCACAGCCTTAGTGACTTTGTGAAGCCTGTTTCTAGTAAAGGATTATCGATCAATGATATTCATTTAAGTGCTGATGATTTGGAAATGTACATAGATTTAGCCCCATTTGTGAATCCATCGCCATATGTTGTCCCTGAGGATATGTCATTAACAAAG GTGTATAATCTGTTCCGTCAATTAGGGTTGAGACATGTATTTGTAGTTCCTCGTGCTTCTCGTGTGATTGGCATGATCACCCGAAAGGACTTATTATTTGAG GACAATGATGATTCAGGTTCTGTAGAGCTCCAGTCAACTAGTGTAAG GGGTCGACATCGAGAACGTAGTAGAAGCAGAACAAGGAGATCAGATAATGGGTCTCCGCTACTTAATGGTCTTCTGGACTAA
- the LOC139898193 gene encoding cyclin-T1-3-like, with product MSIAVPHHAENSRFSGEFRTSFGINHPFMYGSGSTSAITVNRRYVNNNHRRNNSNPQNFLSNEFQPQYNMYNYVDPEALPSHKRRKFSATDWESYGSSYNQSSSVSYPYSTLNSKIAYLPHVASSDAHARTGTSTSYKRDRTQFEDEDEDAEFMSRDQIERLSPSRKDGIDATQETHLRYSYCAFLQHLGVRLELPQTTIGTAMVLCHRFFVRRSHASNDRFLIATAALFLAAKSEETPCPLNDVLRASSEFLYKQDFNVLCYLMPMDWFDQYRERVTGAEQIILTTLNFELNVQHPYAHLTSILGKLGLAESLLVNLALSLVSEGLRSSLWLQFKPHQIAAGAAYLAARSVNMDLTSFHNVWQEFYTPPSVLKDVVQQLMELF from the exons ATGTCGATTGCCGTGCCTCATCATGCAGAAAATAGTCGATTTTCAGGCGAATTTAGAACTTCCTTTGGAATAAATCATCCTTTCATGTATGGATCAGGCTCCACATCAGCCATTACTGTCAACAGGCGTTACGTTAATAATAACCATAGAAGAAACAATAGCAATCCACAAAACTTCTTATCTAATGAATTTCAACCACAATATAACATGTATAATTACGTTGATCCTGAAGCTTTACCCTCTCATAAAAGAAGGAAGTTTTCTGCTACTGATTGGGAAAGCTACGGGTCATCTTATAATCAGTCTTCTTCGGTCAGTTATCCATATTCCACTTTAAACTCCAAGATTGCATATCTTCCTCATGTAGCATCATCTGATGCTCATGCTAGAACTGGTACATCTACTAGCTATAAGCGTGATCGTACACaatttgaagatgaagatgaagatgctgAGTTTATGTCAAGGGATCAAATTGAGAGGCTTTCCCCTTCTAGAAAAGATGGAATCGATGCCACACAGGAAACACATTTGCGATACTCTTATTGTGCGTTTCTTCAGCATCTTGGAGTTCGTCTTGAGCT GCCACAAACTACTATTGGAACTGCTATGGTTTTATGCCATCGTTTTTTTGTCAGGCGTTCACATGCATCCAATGATAGATTT TTGATTGCTACTGCTGCTCTTTTTCTTGCTGCAAAGTCCGAGGAGACACCTTGCCCTTTAAATGATGTCTTGAGAGCATCCTCTGAGTTTTTATACAAACAAGATTTCAATGTACTCTGCTATCTAATGCCTATG GATTGGTTTGATCAATACCGAGAAAGGGTGACCGGAGCTGAGCAAATTATTTTGACGACTCTAAACTTTGAGCTTAACGTGCAGCATCCTTATGCTCATCTTACATCCATTCTTGGCAAATTAGGTCTTGCAGAGTCACTTTTGGTCAATTTGGCTTTGAGCTTGGTCAGTGAAGG GTTGCGTAGCTCACTTTGGCTTCAGTTCAAACCCCATCAGATTGCTGCTGGAGCTGCATATCTTGCTGCAAGATCAGTAAATATGGATCTTACTTCATTTCATAATGTTTGGCAAGAGTTTTACACACCACCTTCTGTACTTAAAG ATGTTGTTCAACAGTTGATGGAGCTGTTCTAG